ATATCATTCTGGTGGATGATGTGATTATGAGCGGCCGTACCATTCGTGCCGCCCTCAACGAGATTTTCGACTATGGCCGCCCGGCCTCCGTGACCCTGGTCTGTCTGTACGACATTGGCCGTCGCGAGCTGCCCATCCAGCCGGACATTGTTGGCCAGCATCTGTCGCTGGAACCGGAACAGCAGATCAAGCTGACCGGCCCCGACCCTCTGGGTCTGGAAATCCTGAGCAAAGCGTCCTAACTCAAATGGCCCCCACGGGGCCATATTTTCGGAAAAATCTGCCATGAGCCACCTTACAGCCATGAGTCACGCAGCGCCGCACCAACTGCAACTCAACGAGCAGGGCCAGCTCCGCCATTTCCTGACCACGGAAGGTCTCAGCCGCGAGCTGCTGACCGACATTCTCGACACCGCCGAGTCGTTCATCGACAGCAACGGCCGCTCGGTCAAGAAAGTGCCGCTGATGCGCGGCCTGACCGTGGTCAATCTGTTCTTCGAGAACTCCACCCGTACCCGCAGCACCTTTGAACTGGCCGCACAGAAACTGTCGGCAGACATTCTCAACCTCAATATCAGCACCTCAGCCACTGCCAAGGGCGAAACCCTGCAGGATACCCTGTGGAACATTCGCGCCATGGGCGCCGACATGTTTGTGGTACGCCATGCCGACAGCGGTGCTGCGCACTTTATCGCCGAGAATGTCACCCCCGACGTGGCCATTATCAACGCCGGTGACGGACGCCATGCCCACCCCACACAGGCCATGCTCGACATGCTCACCATTCGCCGCTGCAAGGGCGAATTCGGCAAGCTCAAGGTGGCCATCGTCGGCGATATCCTGCACTCGCGGGTTGCCCGTTCGGAAATCCACGCGCTCAACACCCTCGGTGCCGAAGAAGTACGGCTGATCGGGCCGAAGACGCTGGTGCCCGATACCCTGCAGGCGCTGGGTGCCAATATCTACCGGGATATGAAACAGGGCCTGAAAGACGTCGATGTCATCGTGGCCCTGCGTCTGCAGAAAGAGCGCATGAACACTGCACTGCTGCCGTCCGAGTCGGAGTTTTTCCGCCTCTATGGCCTCAACGAAGAAAAACTGGCCTACGCCAAACCCGATGCCATCGTCATGCACCCCGGCCCCATCAACCGCGGAGTGGAAATCGAGTCATCGGTGGCGGATGGCGAACAGTCCCGCATTCTCACCCAGGTCAGCAACGGCATTGCCGTGCGCATGGCAGTGATGTCCATGGCCATCACTGGTCAGCTGCAACAGCAGCAGGATCTGGCCAAACAACAGGGTGCAGAGGGCTAAGGCATTATGAGCATGAATATACTGATCACTGGCGGCCGCGTTATCGATCCGGCCAACCATGTCAACGAAGTGATGGACGTTTACGTGCAGGATGGCCGCATTGCCAGCCTTGGCGCTGCCATTCCCGGCTTCGTCGCCGAGCTGACACTGGATGCCAGCGGCAAAGTCGTCAGCCCGGGCTTTATCGATCTCTGCGCCACCATGCGCGAGCCAGGCTACACCCACAAAGGTACCCTGCGCAGCGAAACCCACGCGGCAGCAGCGGGCGGCATCACCACCCTGTGCTGCCCGCCTACCAGTAACCCGGTCAATGATTCAGCAGCCGTGACCAAGCTGATCAGTGACAAGGCCCGTCAGGCCGGATTCACCCGAGTATTACCCATCGGTGCTCTGACCAAGGGACTGGAAGGGGAACAGCTGGCCAACATGCAGGGGCTGTCGGAAAGCGGCTGCATCGCCGTCTCCAATGGCCGCAATGCCATCCGTAACAGCCTGACCCTGATGCGCTGCCTGGAATACGCAGCGACGTTTGATCTGCTGGTGATTTTCCAGTCGCAGGATCCTGATCTGTCTGCTGCCGGAGTGATGCATGATGGCGCCAACGCCGTCCGCTTCGGCCTGCCCGGTATCCCTGAAACCGCCGAGACCATCGCCGTCGCCCGTGATCTGCTGCTGGTGGAGCAAACCGGCGTACGTGCCCACTTCGGCCAGCTATCCACGGCCCGTGCGGCACAGCTGATCATGGATGCGCGCGCCAAGGGCCTGCGTGTCACTGCCGATGTGGCCGTGCATCACCTGCTGTATACCGATGCCAAACTCAACGGTTTCAACAGCCTCTACCACGTCAACCCACCGCTGCGCTCGGCCATTGATCGTGCCGGTCTGCGTGAGGCGCTGCTGGGCGGCACTCTGAGTGCAATCTGCTCGGATCATCAGCCCCATGATGAAGCGGCCAAGCGCGCCCCCTTTGGCGCAACCGAACCCGGCATCAGCGGTCTGGAAACCCTGCTGTCTCAGGCGCTGTTGCTGGTCGAACAGGATGTGCTGACGCTGGATCAACTGATCGAGAAACTGTCGCTGGGCCCGGCACGGGTACTGGGTCTGGACAGTGGTCAGCTGGGGCTGGGCAGCGTGGCTGATATCTGCGTGTTTGATCCTGAGGCTGAATGGATACTGACCGAAGAAGCCATGCGCTCCAGCGGCAAGAACTCCCCCCTGCTGGGCCTGCCCCTGAAAGGTCGGGTGTGCTACACCCTGGTGGACGGCGAGCTGGTCTATCAGGCCAGCTAAGCACGGTATAAGTTCAGTAAACAACAAGGGCGTCATCAGACGCCCTTGTGTTTTATGGATGATTAATCACTTTGCCTTTCCACCCAAATCCTGCCTGTACCGACACTGTGGGTAGCGGCTGCAGCCCAGAAAACGCTGCCCGGCGTGAATGCCACGCTTGCTCTCACGCTCAATCAGCTCAGCACCGCAACGTTGACATCCTGCTAGCAATGGCGGGTGCCCCACATTGGTCGATGGCTCAGAAGGCACGGCAACCGCGTCTCTCAGCTCAGGCTCGCGGCGCTGTCTGGCTTTTAGCTGGCGTACATGCTGACGATGAGTCGTCAGAGTGGGCGCCAGACGCTGCTGCTGTAACTGCTCATAAATGTCCTGCACCTGTGCCTCTTCCAATATCCGTTGCTGCTTGCTGCGGATATAGCGCACCAGTGCAGTCGTTCCACACAGAACATTATCTGGCATGGCCGTTTTGAAACTGGCTGCAGAGGTAAATACCACGACAGAATGCAGGTGAGCCATATCCAGCTCAAGCACCTGCTGCAGCGCCTTCACATGTTTATAATTCTGCCGTAACGGATTCTGAAAGTGGCTTTTGTGCCGGTACAGCTGCTGGGTCCACTGCGCCTGCTGACGGTCTCCGAAGATCCATCCCTGCATATTCTTGGTTTCGATCACGAAGACGCCGAACACCGACACCAGTATATGGTCAATCTGGGTGCTACCTTCGTCGGTACGCAGTGT
This Pokkaliibacter sp. MBI-7 DNA region includes the following protein-coding sequences:
- a CDS encoding aspartate carbamoyltransferase catalytic subunit produces the protein MSHLTAMSHAAPHQLQLNEQGQLRHFLTTEGLSRELLTDILDTAESFIDSNGRSVKKVPLMRGLTVVNLFFENSTRTRSTFELAAQKLSADILNLNISTSATAKGETLQDTLWNIRAMGADMFVVRHADSGAAHFIAENVTPDVAIINAGDGRHAHPTQAMLDMLTIRRCKGEFGKLKVAIVGDILHSRVARSEIHALNTLGAEEVRLIGPKTLVPDTLQALGANIYRDMKQGLKDVDVIVALRLQKERMNTALLPSESEFFRLYGLNEEKLAYAKPDAIVMHPGPINRGVEIESSVADGEQSRILTQVSNGIAVRMAVMSMAITGQLQQQQDLAKQQGAEG
- a CDS encoding dihydroorotase, with product MNILITGGRVIDPANHVNEVMDVYVQDGRIASLGAAIPGFVAELTLDASGKVVSPGFIDLCATMREPGYTHKGTLRSETHAAAAGGITTLCCPPTSNPVNDSAAVTKLISDKARQAGFTRVLPIGALTKGLEGEQLANMQGLSESGCIAVSNGRNAIRNSLTLMRCLEYAATFDLLVIFQSQDPDLSAAGVMHDGANAVRFGLPGIPETAETIAVARDLLLVEQTGVRAHFGQLSTARAAQLIMDARAKGLRVTADVAVHHLLYTDAKLNGFNSLYHVNPPLRSAIDRAGLREALLGGTLSAICSDHQPHDEAAKRAPFGATEPGISGLETLLSQALLLVEQDVLTLDQLIEKLSLGPARVLGLDSGQLGLGSVADICVFDPEAEWILTEEAMRSSGKNSPLLGLPLKGRVCYTLVDGELVYQAS
- a CDS encoding NERD domain-containing protein, coding for MWCLPPLLAILWLLRQPWCKGMLGEAAINRALRRQLDTRHYHLLHNVTLRTDEGSTQIDHILVSVFGVFVIETKNMQGWIFGDRQQAQWTQQLYRHKSHFQNPLRQNYKHVKALQQVLELDMAHLHSVVVFTSAASFKTAMPDNVLCGTTALVRYIRSKQQRILEEAQVQDIYEQLQQQRLAPTLTTHRQHVRQLKARQRREPELRDAVAVPSEPSTNVGHPPLLAGCQRCGAELIERESKRGIHAGQRFLGCSRYPQCRYRQDLGGKAK